The DNA sequence GGGCGGACGCGATTACATCGGCTGGACGCTTCAGATATTCATCGCCGTGCTGATCATCGTGCTCCTTGTCGGCCTGAACGTGTACTTCGGCCGGAAGCGGAACGCCTCAAAGAAAGGGAAGGAGCCCACATGATCGAGGAGATAGTCGTGGCGATGGCGATCGGCGGGGGTCTCGGGAACTCCTGGATATGCGCCCTCCTCTCGTTGGGCTGCTCGATCGAGGGCAAGAAGAGCGGCATCGCCTTCGTCGGCGGCAGGTTCCTCGGTCTCATGATCCTGGGAGCCGCGATCGCCGGACTGGGCCTCATTGCGAACCTTAAGCCGACATACTTCCTGATCGTCTTCGGGGCGTTCAGCATCGTTCTCGGCGTGTACGCCCTTCATCAGATCCTGAGGAAACCGTCTCACGATCACAAGCACAGGAAACCGCTGCTCTTTCGCGGCCGCGCACAGCGGGCGGAGTGCAAGAGGGAGGTCATGGCGAACGGCGGCGAGCCGTGCGAGGAGCTCGATTCCCCGCCCAAGACCGCTTCGTTCTTCGCCCTGGGCGTCTTTAGAGGCGCCACGCCGTGCCTCAAGGTCGCCATTCTGGCCCCGCTGCTCATCTCCGTCGACTTCGGTCTTGCGATGATCATGGTCCTCGCCTACGCGGCGGTCTCGACAGTCTACCCGGTCATAGGACTGCTCTCGGGCAACCTGCTGAGAAAGACGAGGAAGTACGCCATTCACGTGAGGGTCGCGGCGGCAGTGCTCATCATCGCCCTTGGGGCTTACTTCATCATCAACGCCTTCGGAGGTCAGGGTCACTGATGGCGAGAGAACAGCGCATCTGGAGAATGAGACTGGTCTTCCAGATCGTGAGCCTCATCCTGGTCAACAGCATGATATTCGGGGTGATATCCTTCGGCGAGTCCCCGCTGGTGAGGGACATCTATCTGCCGAATGCGACGACGAAGTTCTTCAACAACGCTCCCACTCACTCGATCGTCTACAAGATCCAGGACACCTTGGCGGCCGAGTTCGACACGTTCTACTCGGACCTGGTCATTCCGCTCTTCATATTCCTGGTTCTCGTTGTGCTGCTCGGAAGGGTGTGGTGCGCGTGGCTCTGCCCGCTCGGGCTGCCCCAGGACCTGCTGTCGCTGTTACGCAAGAAGCTGGGCATATCCGCCTACCGCGTACCGCGGGCGGCGGGACAGGCGCTTCACGCGACCAAGTACCTGGCCCTCTTCATCATAATCTTCTACACGCTCAGCTTGGGCATCCCAGGTTCCGGCCTGTTCGAGTTCAGGACGGGGCTGGCCATTCCCTATGAGCAGCTGGACCCGAACAGGGCGCTCTATGTCTACCCGCAGATCGCCTTAGGTCTGCTCCCGCCAAGCACGATAGTGCCGTGGCTCTCAATCCTCAC is a window from the Candidatus Thermoplasmatota archaeon genome containing:
- a CDS encoding 4Fe-4S binding protein; the encoded protein is MAREQRIWRMRLVFQIVSLILVNSMIFGVISFGESPLVRDIYLPNATTKFFNNAPTHSIVYKIQDTLAAEFDTFYSDLVIPLFIFLVLVVLLGRVWCAWLCPLGLPQDLLSLLRKKLGISAYRVPRAAGQALHATKYLALFIIIFYTLSLGIPGSGLFEFRTGLAIPYEQLDPNRALYVYPQIALGLLPPSTIVPWLSILTTIFFLVMCFKIRRFWCYICPAGALQGLFHRQALFQLKKDGSKCTSCGVCTRVCPMGIQEVYSERKKDKVTHRNCTHCYKCVECCPEDDCLYATFLGRKFLSSKSMEHFDI